The proteins below are encoded in one region of Gaiella occulta:
- a CDS encoding glycosyltransferase family 4 protein: MKIAIVSDYYYPQLGGITEHVHGQATELTRRGHEVTVITPRLAVTPRTVDGDDLPARAFEVVNAGTAFPFYVNGSETLVTLGAGLPYALERLFRQRPFDVLHVHNPFGWMLPLTAIRRSRAPVTVGTFHSVVPGGYRLLRASSRPLRRVFRRLDASISVSDAVIESMQPHFPEIAFTTIPNGIDTAFFSPDAEPIAALAQKRTIVFVGRFDPRNGVKHMIGAFSELRRARDDVQLVVVGDGPLRPLVERMVPDGLRGEVIFAGRVNRLRPRYLASAEILCTPCSLASFGMVVLEGMSAGLPVVASRLPGFELVMRDGVDGVMVDRADDEAGFAAALGMLLDDPALAARMGAAGRARALASFSWQLVAERLEGLYEGLLEGEAERVPAAPVPVAA, encoded by the coding sequence ATGAAGATCGCGATCGTCAGCGACTACTACTACCCGCAGCTCGGCGGGATCACCGAGCACGTCCACGGCCAGGCGACGGAGCTCACGCGGCGGGGACACGAGGTCACCGTGATCACGCCCCGCCTCGCCGTCACCCCGCGGACGGTCGACGGGGACGACCTGCCTGCGCGTGCATTCGAGGTGGTGAACGCCGGCACGGCGTTCCCGTTCTACGTCAACGGCTCGGAGACGCTCGTGACGCTGGGCGCGGGGCTGCCGTACGCGCTCGAGCGGCTGTTCCGGCAGCGGCCCTTCGACGTCCTGCACGTGCACAACCCGTTCGGGTGGATGCTGCCGCTGACCGCGATCAGAAGGTCGCGCGCCCCCGTCACCGTCGGCACCTTCCACAGCGTCGTCCCGGGCGGCTACCGCCTGCTGCGGGCGTCGAGCAGGCCGCTGCGCCGCGTGTTCCGCCGCCTCGACGCGAGCATCAGCGTCTCGGACGCCGTGATCGAATCGATGCAGCCGCACTTCCCCGAGATCGCCTTCACGACGATCCCGAACGGGATCGACACCGCCTTCTTCTCGCCGGACGCCGAGCCGATCGCCGCGCTCGCGCAGAAGCGGACGATCGTGTTCGTGGGCCGCTTCGACCCGCGCAACGGCGTCAAGCACATGATCGGCGCCTTCAGCGAGCTGCGTCGGGCGCGCGACGACGTGCAGCTCGTCGTCGTCGGCGACGGCCCGCTGCGCCCGCTCGTCGAGCGGATGGTGCCGGACGGGCTGCGTGGCGAGGTGATCTTCGCCGGACGCGTGAACCGCCTCCGGCCCCGGTATCTGGCGAGCGCCGAGATCCTCTGCACCCCGTGCAGCCTCGCCTCGTTCGGGATGGTCGTGCTCGAGGGGATGAGCGCGGGGCTCCCGGTCGTCGCGAGCCGCCTGCCCGGCTTCGAGCTCGTGATGCGCGACGGCGTCGACGGTGTCATGGTCGACCGCGCCGACGACGAGGCGGGATTCGCGGCGGCGCTCGGGATGCTGCTCGACGACCCGGCTCTCGCCGCCCGCATGGGGGCGGCCGGCCGCGCGCGTGCGCTCGCGTCCTTCTCCTGGCAGCTCGTCGCCGAGCGCCTCGAGGGCCTGTACGAGGGTCTCCTGGAAGGCGAGGCCGAGCGCGTGCCCGCGGCTCCCGTGCCGGTCGCGGCCTGA
- a CDS encoding alpha/beta hydrolase — MSGQAVDRTPSRKRRPRALRAALLAVAAAAFVAPGLLGLVRYLDNYWLYRGYPPPKDPAFVDRAGTTQTIAVASPALGGRRQTVIVYLPPGYARHAATRYPVFYLLHGFPGRPAAFLQTVRLGVVEDILLAKRKARPLILVMPFGSTGTFTDKEWANGVRAGEGWETFVARDLVRAIDARYRTVRSGGGRALGGLSEGGYGAVNIGLHHPGRFRVLESWSGYMLADRARSIFGTDPRRLAHNSPLLELPGRAAALRRAHTFVWFYSGRRDKLRVQNAAFASALARARIPHRFFLVSGGHNWSLWRGNASLAFLAASRRLARG, encoded by the coding sequence GTGAGCGGGCAGGCGGTCGACCGCACGCCCTCCCGGAAGCGGCGCCCGCGGGCTCTGCGCGCGGCGCTGCTCGCGGTCGCCGCCGCCGCATTCGTCGCACCGGGGCTGCTCGGCCTCGTGCGCTACCTCGACAACTACTGGCTGTACCGGGGCTATCCGCCGCCGAAGGACCCCGCCTTCGTCGACCGGGCCGGAACGACGCAGACGATCGCGGTCGCGAGCCCCGCGCTCGGAGGCAGACGGCAGACGGTGATCGTCTACCTGCCGCCGGGCTACGCGCGGCATGCGGCCACGCGCTACCCGGTCTTCTACCTCCTGCACGGCTTTCCCGGACGCCCGGCCGCGTTCCTGCAGACCGTGCGCCTCGGCGTCGTCGAGGACATCCTGCTCGCGAAGAGGAAGGCCCGGCCGCTCATCCTCGTGATGCCGTTCGGCTCGACCGGCACGTTCACCGACAAGGAATGGGCAAACGGCGTGAGAGCCGGCGAGGGCTGGGAGACGTTCGTCGCCCGCGACCTCGTGCGCGCGATCGACGCCCGCTACCGGACGGTGCGAAGCGGCGGCGGACGCGCGCTCGGCGGTCTCTCCGAGGGAGGCTACGGAGCCGTCAACATCGGCCTCCACCACCCCGGCCGCTTCCGCGTGCTCGAGAGCTGGTCCGGCTACATGCTCGCCGACAGGGCGCGTTCGATCTTCGGCACCGACCCGCGGCGGCTCGCCCACAACAGCCCGCTGCTCGAGCTCCCGGGACGCGCCGCCGCGCTGCGCCGCGCGCACACCTTCGTGTGGTTCTACTCGGGTCGCCGCGACAAGCTGCGCGTGCAGAACGCCGCGTTCGCCTCCGCGCTCGCCCGCGCCCGCATCCCCCACCGCTTCTTCCTCGTCTCCGGCGGGCACAACTGGTCGCTGTGGCGCGGCAACGCATCGCTCGCCTTCCTGGCAGCATCGAGGAGGCTTGCCCGTGGCTAG
- a CDS encoding polysaccharide deacetylase family protein, with amino-acid sequence MDKRQTWAGCGAVAAGIVAAGAALDAARARRGRASLAAAALAGAYLGGTFSERSSLFGRVARMRRDAGLFALTFDDGPDPRFTPRISRILADRGHRATFFVLGRAVEQYPELACALLDDGHELASHGDDHRLLAFAPPREVRRQLARTEHAVRAATGSPPARLFRAPHGVRSPWLVRTVQRRGYQVCAWDGAVFDTSRPGSQVIAGRVVDLLAPGAVILLHDGDGSGGGASREQTVAALPSILDRAERAGLRSVCVSELADR; translated from the coding sequence GTGGACAAGCGACAGACGTGGGCCGGGTGTGGCGCCGTCGCGGCCGGGATCGTCGCGGCCGGCGCGGCGCTCGACGCGGCCCGGGCTCGCCGCGGACGGGCGTCGCTCGCGGCGGCGGCGCTCGCAGGGGCCTACCTCGGCGGCACGTTCAGCGAGCGCTCGTCCCTCTTCGGCCGTGTTGCGCGGATGCGCCGCGACGCGGGCCTGTTCGCCCTCACCTTCGACGACGGCCCCGACCCGCGCTTCACGCCGCGCATCAGCCGCATCCTGGCCGACCGCGGGCACCGGGCGACGTTCTTCGTTCTCGGCCGCGCCGTCGAGCAGTACCCGGAGCTCGCCTGCGCCCTCCTCGACGACGGCCACGAGCTCGCAAGCCACGGAGACGACCATCGGCTTCTCGCATTCGCGCCGCCGCGCGAGGTGCGCCGCCAGCTGGCACGAACGGAGCACGCGGTCCGTGCCGCGACCGGGTCACCGCCGGCGCGGCTCTTCCGGGCCCCGCACGGGGTGCGCAGCCCGTGGCTCGTGCGCACCGTGCAGCGGCGGGGATACCAGGTCTGCGCCTGGGACGGCGCGGTCTTCGACACCTCGCGGCCGGGCTCGCAGGTCATCGCCGGCCGCGTCGTCGATCTCCTCGCTCCCGGCGCCGTCATCCTCCTCCACGACGGCGACGGGTCTGGCGGCGGCGCCTCGAGAGAGCAGACGGTCGCGGCGCTTCCCTCGATCCTCGATCGCGCCGAGCGGGCGGGACTGCGCTCGGTGTGCGTGAGCGAGCTCGCCGACCGCTGA